The Mycoplasma nasistruthionis genome contains a region encoding:
- the atpH gene encoding ATP synthase F1 subunit delta: MYYKRNVSAYAVAIYDLVKENDKFNEIQPEFEQVKNIITAHPELIDYLKNDLISEQERLKTVDLVFQGLDTIILNTIKVVVLRKMTPFLKKIIVEYLKLANNELKVRFVRVLSAFPLDSDQLDNIREKLQKVTRRTVVLKNEIDSTLISGIKIVSKTEVLEMNLQNDLNKIKNEFIIKKEVL, translated from the coding sequence ATGTATTACAAAAGAAACGTTTCTGCCTATGCTGTAGCAATTTATGACTTAGTTAAAGAAAATGATAAGTTCAACGAAATTCAACCCGAATTTGAACAAGTTAAAAATATAATTACTGCTCATCCAGAATTAATTGATTACTTAAAAAACGACTTAATTTCAGAGCAAGAAAGATTAAAAACAGTCGATTTAGTTTTTCAAGGTTTAGACACAATTATCCTTAACACTATTAAAGTAGTAGTTTTAAGAAAAATGACACCTTTTTTAAAGAAGATTATTGTTGAGTACTTAAAACTAGCTAACAACGAACTTAAAGTTCGTTTTGTTAGAGTTTTATCAGCGTTTCCACTGGATAGCGATCAACTTGATAATATTCGTGAAAAATTACAAAAAGTAACCAGAAGAACAGTAGTGCTAAAAAATGAAATTGATTCTACTTTAATTAGTGGTATCAAAATAGTTTCTAAAACTGAGGTTTTAGAAATGAATTTACAAAACGATTTAAATAAAATCAAAAACGAATTTATTATTAAAAAGGAGGTGTTATAG
- the atpA gene encoding F0F1 ATP synthase subunit alpha, with protein MAIKLDDISAIIKERIENLGKTVDRSEIGQVISIGDGIAVASGLQKVLNSEIVVFENGVYGLALNLEEETVGIALFGDANSVSEGDTVKRTGQVISVKVGDELLGRVVDALGQPIDGKGPINTTVKSEIFKIAPGVMTRKEVNQPLETGIVAIDTMIPIGKGQRELIIGDRQTGKTAIAIDTIINQKDKNVKCVYVAIGQKNSTVAQIVNKLSESGALEYTTIVVAGASELAPQQYIAPYTGVTMAEYWRSKGQDVLIVYDDLSKHAVAYRTLSLLLRRPPGREAYPGDVFYLHSQLLERAVRLNAENGGGSITALPIIETQQGDISAYIPTNVISITDGQIFTKEALFNAGQRPAVDIGFSVSRVGSAVQIKAMKQVVGSLKLELAQYNEMLAFAQFGSDLDDSTKTILEHGAKVYELLKQEQYFAISQVAQAIMLVGVKERIINPLPKEYIHIYRDNVLEFLQKDSTGVNVYADVANQGVISPENYQIIEKSLIEIVNKIIAQIPNYDPKLYKSIPAKYLAEKE; from the coding sequence ATGGCAATTAAACTTGATGATATTTCCGCAATTATTAAAGAACGTATTGAAAATCTAGGTAAAACAGTTGATCGTTCAGAAATTGGGCAAGTTATTTCAATCGGAGATGGTATTGCAGTAGCTAGTGGATTACAAAAAGTTTTAAACAGCGAAATTGTTGTGTTTGAAAACGGTGTTTATGGACTTGCTTTAAACCTTGAAGAAGAAACCGTTGGGATTGCTTTATTCGGTGATGCTAATTCTGTATCTGAAGGTGATACAGTGAAGCGTACTGGTCAAGTTATTTCAGTTAAAGTTGGAGATGAACTTTTAGGTCGTGTTGTTGATGCCTTAGGTCAACCAATTGACGGAAAAGGACCAATTAACACCACAGTTAAAAGTGAAATTTTCAAAATTGCACCTGGTGTAATGACTAGAAAAGAAGTTAATCAACCTCTTGAAACAGGAATTGTTGCAATTGACACTATGATTCCGATCGGAAAAGGTCAACGTGAATTAATTATTGGAGACAGACAAACTGGAAAAACCGCTATTGCAATTGACACTATCATTAACCAAAAAGATAAAAATGTTAAGTGCGTTTATGTAGCAATTGGGCAAAAAAACTCTACAGTAGCTCAAATTGTTAACAAATTAAGTGAATCTGGTGCTTTAGAATATACAACCATTGTTGTTGCTGGGGCTAGCGAACTAGCACCACAACAATACATTGCTCCTTACACAGGTGTAACAATGGCTGAATACTGAAGATCAAAAGGTCAAGACGTATTAATTGTTTATGATGATTTATCAAAACATGCTGTGGCTTACAGAACTCTTTCATTACTACTTCGTAGACCACCAGGTCGTGAAGCTTATCCAGGAGATGTTTTTTACTTACATTCTCAACTACTAGAAAGAGCAGTAAGATTAAACGCCGAAAATGGTGGTGGTTCAATTACAGCACTTCCAATTATTGAAACACAACAGGGAGATATTTCCGCTTATATTCCAACCAATGTTATTTCAATTACAGATGGTCAAATTTTTACCAAAGAAGCCTTATTCAATGCTGGTCAACGTCCAGCGGTTGATATTGGATTTAGTGTTTCACGTGTTGGTTCTGCTGTTCAAATTAAAGCTATGAAACAAGTAGTAGGTTCTTTAAAACTAGAATTAGCCCAATACAATGAAATGCTAGCTTTTGCTCAATTTGGTTCAGATCTTGATGATTCAACAAAAACTATTTTAGAGCATGGGGCAAAAGTTTATGAATTGTTAAAACAAGAACAATACTTTGCTATTTCACAAGTTGCCCAAGCAATTATGCTGGTTGGAGTCAAAGAAAGAATTATTAACCCACTACCAAAAGAATACATCCATATCTATCGTGACAATGTTTTAGAATTTTTACAAAAAGATTCAACAGGTGTTAATGTTTATGCAGATGTTGCAAATCAAGGTGTCATTTCACCAGAAAATTATCAAATAATAGAAAAATCATTAATTGAAATCGTTAACAAAATCATTGCACAAATTCCAAACTATGATCCAAAACTTTACAAATCAATTCCTGCTAAATATTTAGCTGAAAAAGAATAA